Proteins encoded within one genomic window of Salipaludibacillus agaradhaerens:
- a CDS encoding acylphosphatase: MEDIPEENFLPHLTEEIVADAKGPDLDAFAIALEGWRRGLKLTWYAKNAVDFPKMRMWNVEKPGKLFSLTSSHKTHYFFRTRGDKVTNEAVDLCMDKQLTKERLDEKGVPIPAGKSFDKNTSTEAVLKYASSIGYPLVLKPIDGSFGQGVYVNIKSSEALQDILDNSDANQTDFIVERFIPGDEYRVYVVEGKAVGMILRNPANVKGDGFSSIRRLIDQKNELRQDNPRLISCPIKITNEIRNYLYEHNYDLDDIIPENKIVNLIEKSNISLGGDPISVDMATAPKVAEAAIAALNVVPGLPHGAVDVIWDKVSGDVAVLEINPSAQIGSLLFPLEGPAFDVPSAIIDAYFPETKNVDIEREKLYFDFTDVLFPLKSKTATKTTVTPAITEGIIVKKYTVFGDVQGIDFHRGLRKQAFERYLNGFVMNLSNGEIEVIVAGTDENKIYDFEKAIWEDPERSSVEKVEVSSYNLPVKIGFEIKADLKTQLEELNLLKKEIEQTEKKYRKLKKRNQQLKGSLSWKVSAPIRLLGDAAKLIKLKR, from the coding sequence ATGGAAGATATCCCAGAAGAGAATTTCTTGCCACATTTAACAGAGGAAATAGTAGCCGATGCCAAGGGACCTGATTTAGATGCGTTTGCTATTGCTTTAGAAGGTTGGCGAAGGGGTCTAAAATTAACGTGGTATGCAAAAAATGCTGTAGATTTCCCGAAAATGAGGATGTGGAATGTCGAAAAACCAGGTAAACTATTTTCGCTTACATCAAGTCATAAGACGCATTATTTCTTTCGCACTCGAGGAGATAAAGTAACAAATGAAGCGGTTGACTTATGTATGGATAAGCAACTAACAAAAGAACGTTTGGATGAAAAAGGAGTGCCAATACCAGCAGGGAAGAGCTTTGATAAAAATACCTCTACAGAGGCCGTCCTTAAGTATGCTTCTTCCATTGGCTATCCTTTAGTTTTGAAGCCGATTGATGGGAGCTTTGGTCAGGGTGTTTATGTTAATATCAAAAGCTCAGAAGCACTACAAGACATTTTGGATAATAGTGATGCGAATCAAACTGATTTTATTGTAGAAAGATTCATCCCTGGAGATGAATATAGAGTCTATGTTGTAGAAGGTAAAGCTGTTGGAATGATTTTGCGTAACCCAGCTAATGTTAAAGGTGATGGCTTTTCATCTATACGACGTTTAATCGATCAGAAGAATGAACTTAGACAAGACAACCCACGACTTATTAGCTGCCCAATAAAAATAACGAATGAGATAAGAAATTATCTATATGAACACAATTATGACTTGGATGACATTATTCCAGAGAATAAAATTGTAAACTTAATAGAAAAAAGTAATATTTCACTCGGTGGAGATCCTATAAGTGTTGATATGGCTACTGCACCAAAAGTGGCAGAGGCAGCTATCGCTGCGTTAAACGTTGTTCCTGGACTTCCGCATGGTGCAGTGGATGTGATATGGGATAAAGTGAGTGGCGACGTCGCGGTTTTAGAAATTAATCCTTCTGCTCAAATAGGATCGTTGCTATTCCCGTTAGAGGGCCCAGCATTTGATGTACCTAGTGCTATTATCGATGCGTATTTCCCTGAAACTAAAAACGTAGATATTGAGAGAGAGAAGCTTTATTTTGATTTTACAGATGTGTTATTTCCCTTGAAATCAAAAACTGCGACAAAAACGACAGTGACACCGGCTATAACGGAGGGGATCATTGTTAAGAAGTATACAGTTTTTGGGGATGTGCAAGGTATTGATTTTCATAGGGGGCTCAGAAAACAAGCCTTTGAACGTTACCTTAACGGCTTTGTTATGAATTTAAGTAATGGCGAAATAGAAGTTATCGTTGCTGGAACAGATGAAAATAAAATATATGATTTTGAAAAGGCTATATGGGAAGATCCAGAAAGGTCATCTGTGGAAAAAGTCGAGGTCTCATCTTATAACCTTCCTGTAAAGATCGGTTTTGAAATTAAAGCTGACTTAAAAACCCAATTAGAAGAACTGAACTTATTAAAAAAGGAAATTGAACAGACCGAAAAAAAGTATAGGAAGCTTAAAAAAAGGAACCAACAATTAAAAGGAAGTTTATCTTGGAAAGTGTCTGCCCCAATAAGGCTTTTGGGGGATGCTGCAAAATTAATTAAGTTAAAAAGGTAA
- a CDS encoding glycosyltransferase, with the protein MGNKKSMTGSSRSLIEIDPIEERIKKEQLRNAKLLKENKDLEIKYRIFQSSLIGKTIYVYLRIRRTWRQCLKIVQGKKSYRQVFDKRYKKQKAEQRVTKFKRKLEEGFEKRILKELEKDIQRVDNHYLVSLSAWELVLWYARKQTYFNKLKALDCIKIMGKSGYKSSLKHKKTIIEAELLHALGMSEKAISILENFPETHYSSIDENFAKANICEDPQEKIGYINRVFNKYDQCVLSKEGLQVEETLFNQLRIDYECCEESIGGKDLPKVSIIVPVYNAENSIKTVVNSLINQTWSNIEVIIVDDGSTDETLNIIRYLAERDSRISCYSTEEYSGNYSARNIGLKVATGEYVTVNGPDEWAHPQKIAYQANHLMHNPDVIANTSLQVCVTEELSFMRVENEVTEYTFSNKSSLMYLREKVIEKLGFWDMVSFGGSQEFVSRLIRIFGQHALVNLTNGVYSFRKADSTSVVLDGCLYKGWQVNAYKEYAESHDHYHESGGNLKYPFPQEVRPFPIPAPMKPKRVVNKGERRHFDVIIASEFRLLGGTNMSNIEEIKAQKQHGLKTGLVQLSRYDLNSVERINPQVRETIDGDRVEMIVYGEKVSCDVLIVRHPPALQEWQKYVPDVKAGRVEVIVNQPPQRDYGEKGERLYSFKECVKHLKMYFGQEGTWYPIGPEIRKTLDKYHKAELDEINLAEEDWVNIIHVDEWWRGRYTREEGSPIRIGRHSRDQYVKWPESREKMMLIYPTEGPYEIHVLGGAKSPKKVLGELPSNWNVKEFGEESPQSFLKRLDVFVYYTHSDWVEAFGRVIFEAMAAGVPVVIEPKYKDLFGEAAIYAEPEEVLKAIEKLMSQPERYEAQVEKAKQYVDEHFGYVKHITRIARDRYGK; encoded by the coding sequence ATGGGAAATAAAAAATCAATGACCGGCTCTAGCCGGTCATTAATTGAAATTGACCCAATAGAAGAAAGAATAAAAAAAGAGCAGCTACGAAACGCAAAGTTACTTAAAGAAAATAAAGATTTGGAAATAAAATATAGAATATTTCAATCAAGTTTGATAGGGAAGACGATTTATGTTTATTTACGGATAAGGCGCACTTGGAGGCAATGTCTTAAGATTGTCCAAGGAAAAAAAAGTTATAGACAAGTATTTGATAAGAGATATAAAAAACAAAAAGCCGAGCAAAGAGTAACAAAATTCAAAAGAAAACTCGAGGAAGGGTTTGAAAAAAGAATCCTAAAAGAACTTGAAAAAGACATTCAACGAGTGGATAACCATTATCTTGTATCTCTTTCAGCTTGGGAGCTTGTGTTGTGGTATGCTAGAAAACAAACTTACTTTAACAAATTAAAAGCGTTAGATTGCATTAAAATTATGGGGAAAAGCGGTTATAAATCAAGTTTAAAACATAAAAAAACAATTATTGAAGCTGAGCTGCTTCATGCTTTAGGAATGAGTGAGAAAGCAATCTCGATACTAGAAAATTTTCCTGAGACTCATTATTCGTCAATAGACGAAAACTTTGCAAAAGCTAATATATGTGAAGATCCTCAGGAAAAAATAGGGTATATTAACAGGGTGTTTAATAAATACGATCAGTGTGTATTGAGTAAAGAAGGTCTTCAAGTCGAGGAAACGTTATTCAATCAACTAAGAATTGATTATGAATGCTGTGAAGAATCCATAGGAGGTAAGGATCTACCAAAAGTCTCCATTATTGTGCCAGTTTATAACGCTGAAAATTCAATCAAGACAGTGGTTAACAGCTTGATAAATCAAACATGGTCAAATATTGAAGTGATTATAGTTGATGATGGTAGTACGGACGAAACTCTTAATATAATACGTTATTTAGCTGAAAGAGATTCAAGAATAAGTTGCTACAGTACAGAGGAGTATTCTGGGAACTATAGCGCTAGAAATATAGGACTTAAGGTAGCGACAGGTGAATACGTCACAGTGAACGGTCCTGATGAGTGGGCACACCCTCAGAAAATCGCTTATCAAGCAAATCATCTAATGCACAACCCAGATGTGATTGCGAACACCTCATTGCAAGTTTGTGTAACCGAAGAGTTAAGTTTTATGAGAGTTGAAAATGAAGTAACCGAATATACCTTTTCAAACAAAAGTTCATTAATGTACTTGAGAGAAAAAGTAATAGAGAAACTGGGATTTTGGGATATGGTGAGTTTTGGAGGAAGTCAGGAATTTGTAAGTCGCCTTATAAGAATATTTGGCCAACATGCATTGGTAAATTTAACGAACGGTGTTTACTCTTTTAGAAAAGCTGATAGTACTTCTGTCGTATTAGATGGATGTCTTTATAAGGGGTGGCAGGTGAATGCGTATAAAGAATACGCAGAATCTCATGATCACTACCATGAGAGTGGAGGGAATTTAAAATACCCATTCCCACAAGAGGTAAGGCCATTTCCTATTCCAGCGCCAATGAAGCCGAAGCGAGTGGTGAATAAAGGTGAACGTCGGCACTTTGATGTGATTATTGCGTCAGAGTTTCGTTTGTTGGGCGGTACTAATATGTCGAATATAGAAGAGATCAAAGCCCAAAAGCAACACGGTTTGAAAACGGGGCTCGTGCAACTATCCCGATATGATTTAAATTCGGTGGAGCGAATTAATCCACAAGTACGAGAAACGATTGATGGTGATAGGGTGGAAATGATCGTTTACGGAGAAAAGGTCAGTTGTGACGTTCTGATAGTCCGTCATCCGCCAGCGCTACAAGAATGGCAGAAGTATGTTCCGGATGTGAAGGCAGGTCGTGTGGAAGTGATCGTGAATCAACCGCCGCAGAGGGATTATGGTGAAAAAGGGGAACGACTTTACTCGTTTAAAGAGTGTGTGAAGCACTTAAAGATGTATTTTGGACAAGAGGGCACGTGGTATCCAATTGGCCCCGAGATTAGGAAGACATTGGATAAGTATCACAAGGCAGAACTGGATGAGATTAATTTAGCTGAAGAAGACTGGGTAAACATCATTCATGTAGATGAGTGGTGGCGAGGGCGTTACACACGAGAGGAAGGCAGCCCGATCCGTATAGGGCGTCATTCGAGAGACCAGTATGTGAAATGGCCTGAAAGCCGAGAAAAAATGATGTTAATCTACCCAACAGAGGGGCCGTATGAAATTCACGTATTAGGAGGAGCGAAAAGCCCTAAAAAAGTGCTGGGGGAGTTGCCGAGTAATTGGAACGTGAAGGAATTTGGTGAAGAAAGTCCCCAGTCGTTTTTAAAGAGGTTAGATGTGTTTGTCTACTATACACACTCAGATTGGGTGGAGGCGTTTGGCCGCGTAATATTTGAAGCAATGGCAGCAGGGGTACCTGTAGTGATTGAGCCGAAGTATAAAGACTTATTTGGAGAAGCGGCGATATACGCTGAGCCTGAAGAGGTGCTAAAGGCAATAGAGAAATTAATGAGTCAGCCAGAGCGGTATGAAGCCCAAGTAGAGAAAGCAAAACAATACGTGGATGAGCACTTCGGGTATGTTAAACATATCACCAGAATTGCGAGGGACAGATATGGAAAGTAA
- a CDS encoding ATP-grasp fold amidoligase family protein, with the protein MESKEKQIRDRVKKENTLAQLQEENSQIKKKNDVIKRSPVWKIGNKFLEPFVRFKKLYGRIMPQNRKSKLKALEQSNYDLECQINKLMSEIRVKEAQVILLSNDQSTEDLNKAIKLLSKEPNSLEIIDTIVNGCKMKSKSAKRTLDTIVNRFHLLKDIEQRNVVFNKLIDAYDIREIPEKIVRYSEEAIASEINSVASFKTSLVLRSTIRKKQRLTHDHILDDKSLAYQLMDVLDVRRPFRSTETFTTKTFSPENERVLKPVNSAGSRGVYIIYDETNIQRVKDTSIFQGYDELKLKMKEDVQKGFVQNDEWFLEEFIYDRERHKPAKDLKFYCFYGRVGLVLEIERFPNIKYCWWDSSGCKVHTGKYEDQLFAGEGFTKDEIELVKKLSAELPVPFMRIDFLKTSTEFVFGEFTPKPGNYNEFNEKTDQLLGEMYLEAEYKLIDDLIKGKEFSHFKEIYQKVTAFQADIESHSKEDM; encoded by the coding sequence ATGGAAAGTAAGGAAAAACAAATAAGGGATAGAGTGAAGAAAGAAAACACATTAGCGCAATTGCAGGAAGAAAATAGCCAAATTAAGAAAAAAAACGACGTTATTAAAAGAAGTCCAGTTTGGAAGATTGGAAATAAATTTTTGGAACCATTTGTTCGCTTCAAGAAGCTGTACGGAAGGATCATGCCTCAAAATAGAAAATCGAAGTTAAAGGCTTTAGAACAATCAAATTATGATTTAGAGTGTCAGATAAATAAATTAATGTCTGAAATACGTGTTAAAGAAGCCCAGGTTATACTATTATCCAATGATCAGAGCACAGAAGACTTAAATAAAGCTATTAAGTTGTTGAGTAAAGAGCCGAACTCGTTAGAGATCATTGATACTATTGTGAACGGCTGTAAAATGAAATCTAAATCTGCCAAACGCACTTTAGACACTATAGTGAACAGATTCCATTTACTAAAAGATATTGAACAAAGAAATGTTGTGTTCAATAAATTAATTGATGCTTATGACATACGGGAAATACCCGAAAAGATAGTAAGGTATTCTGAAGAGGCAATTGCTAGTGAGATTAATTCAGTAGCCTCTTTTAAAACGAGCTTAGTATTACGATCAACGATTAGAAAAAAACAGCGGTTAACACATGATCATATTTTAGATGATAAGTCCTTAGCATATCAATTGATGGATGTATTGGATGTCAGGAGGCCTTTTAGAAGCACTGAAACGTTTACAACTAAAACATTCTCTCCAGAAAATGAGCGAGTATTAAAACCTGTAAATTCTGCTGGTTCAAGAGGCGTCTATATTATCTATGATGAAACAAATATACAAAGAGTTAAAGATACCTCTATTTTTCAAGGCTATGATGAATTAAAATTAAAAATGAAAGAAGATGTACAAAAGGGGTTTGTACAAAATGATGAATGGTTTTTAGAAGAATTTATCTATGATAGAGAGCGTCACAAACCTGCTAAAGATTTGAAATTTTATTGTTTTTATGGACGAGTGGGACTTGTACTTGAAATTGAAAGGTTTCCGAATATAAAATATTGCTGGTGGGATAGTTCAGGTTGTAAAGTTCATACAGGTAAATATGAAGATCAATTATTCGCAGGAGAGGGCTTTACAAAGGATGAGATTGAGTTAGTTAAAAAATTAAGTGCTGAGCTTCCTGTCCCATTTATGCGAATTGATTTTCTTAAAACTTCAACTGAATTTGTATTTGGAGAATTCACACCAAAACCTGGGAATTACAATGAGTTTAACGAAAAAACGGATCAGTTACTTGGAGAAATGTACCTTGAAGCCGAATATAAGTTAATTGATGATTTAATAAAAGGAAAAGAATTTTCACATTTTAAAGAAATATATCAAAAAGTGACGGCTTTTCAAGCTGACATAGAAAGTCATAGTAAGGAGGATATGTAA
- a CDS encoding ABC transporter ATP-binding protein produces MGKQQKVIIKAEGLGVYFNEGKTEDYKSRMLDMFSKEKDSSREKKFWPIRDLNLEAYQGEILGIIGSNGSGKTTLCKILTGIIRPDEGSLTINGKVSSLFSLGMGFKKELTGRENVYLNGMMLGIERDKITDYIETIKDFSELNEFFERPMKYYSSGMKARLGFSVASHLDPEILILDEALNTGDKQFGRKAADKMKELVKKAKMVIIVTHSLRYAKRNCDRLIWLEKGEIKGIGTPKEMIKAYKETLPPRRQRSTKIELQKITTTVKNETVIKADNMGVSFNISKDEFWALRNISLEVKEGQVVGIIGHNGAGKSTLCKVLTNILTPSEGSIEVQGETTSLLSYGAGFNEQLSGIDNIYLNGMLLGIPKKRIDEKYDEIVEFSELGKHIHKAVKKYSSGMRARLGFSIAAMLKPDVFIIDEALSTGDMAFKQKASEKIQEIMGQSKAVLIVTHSMSVATKMCNRVIWMERGRIIFDGDPEDAVQKYQERIEALRAAKKN; encoded by the coding sequence ATGGGAAAACAGCAGAAAGTAATCATTAAGGCAGAAGGACTAGGGGTCTACTTTAATGAAGGTAAAACCGAAGATTATAAGTCCAGAATGCTTGATATGTTTTCGAAAGAGAAAGATAGTAGCCGAGAGAAAAAATTTTGGCCTATTAGAGATTTAAACCTTGAAGCGTACCAAGGAGAGATTCTTGGAATTATCGGTTCAAATGGCTCAGGTAAAACGACTTTGTGTAAAATTTTAACCGGGATTATTCGTCCTGATGAAGGGTCATTAACGATAAATGGCAAAGTGTCGTCTTTGTTTTCTTTAGGAATGGGTTTTAAAAAAGAACTCACAGGGCGGGAGAACGTTTATTTAAATGGAATGATGTTAGGGATCGAGAGAGATAAAATTACAGATTATATTGAAACTATAAAAGATTTTTCGGAGCTAAATGAGTTTTTTGAGCGCCCCATGAAGTATTACTCTAGTGGTATGAAAGCAAGGTTAGGTTTTAGTGTGGCTTCCCACTTAGACCCGGAAATTTTAATTTTGGACGAAGCATTAAATACTGGTGACAAGCAGTTTGGAAGAAAAGCAGCTGACAAAATGAAAGAACTAGTAAAAAAAGCTAAAATGGTTATTATTGTGACACATAGTTTAAGATATGCAAAAAGAAATTGTGATAGGCTTATTTGGCTTGAAAAGGGAGAAATTAAAGGGATCGGTACACCAAAAGAAATGATTAAAGCTTATAAGGAAACACTCCCTCCTAGAAGGCAAAGATCAACTAAAATTGAATTGCAAAAAATAACGACTACGGTTAAGAATGAAACCGTTATTAAAGCAGATAATATGGGAGTTTCGTTTAACATTAGTAAAGATGAATTTTGGGCTTTAAGAAATATCTCTTTGGAAGTTAAAGAAGGTCAAGTTGTAGGTATCATTGGCCATAATGGAGCAGGAAAAAGCACATTGTGTAAAGTGTTGACTAATATCCTGACCCCGAGCGAAGGCAGTATAGAGGTTCAAGGTGAAACCACATCTCTTCTAAGCTATGGAGCAGGATTTAACGAACAATTATCCGGAATAGATAACATTTATTTAAACGGTATGTTACTAGGCATCCCTAAGAAACGCATAGATGAAAAATATGATGAGATCGTCGAGTTCTCTGAATTAGGCAAACACATTCATAAAGCGGTGAAAAAATATTCGAGCGGTATGAGGGCAAGGTTAGGATTCAGCATTGCGGCTATGCTTAAACCGGATGTGTTTATCATTGATGAAGCTTTGTCAACTGGGGATATGGCTTTTAAGCAGAAAGCAAGTGAGAAAATACAAGAAATTATGGGACAGTCTAAGGCAGTTTTAATTGTGACACATAGCATGAGTGTTGCTACTAAAATGTGTAACAGGGTGATTTGGATGGAAAGAGGTCGCATTATATTTGATGGTGACCCGGAAGATGCTGTGCAGAAATACCAAGAAAGAATTGAAGCATTAAGGGCAGCCAAAAAGAACTAG
- a CDS encoding glycosyltransferase → MRKIEKLRHRLTTLGFQEKALEELSDLFDQGENIFLKKMAGYELMTWYANQHNNVCAELVIEIGTVLLDLEKDKDRLRKLIIMLSESYQLLGKKQTGKKIITRLLENEVHPDTLLAAANLEIEENAKLYWINQLYDKQKYQQIALQNSEALHKYDVLSTHNPEKRANQAEQQSKVSIIVPAYNAEDKISTAISSLLNQTWRNIEVLVVDDCSTDNTTDIVRGLAEKDSRVKLLQTNENSGAYVARNTALKIASGEYVTINDADDWSHPDKIELQARHLDRHSHFIGNFSNQARVSNDLNFYRRGKFGVYIFTNFSSFMFRREKVVETLGYWDSVRFAGDSEYVKRIKRVFGERSLAELAGPPMSFQRQTADSLTGNSAFGFPGYFMGARQEYAESHDHYHESGGSLKYPFPQEVRPFPIPAPMKPKRVVNKGERRHFDVIIASEFRLLGGTNMSNIEEIKAQKQHGLKTGLVQLSRYDLNSVERINPQVRETIDGDRVEMIVYGEKVSCDVLIVRHPPALQEWQKYVPDVRTGRVEVIVNQPPQRDYGEKGERLYSFKECVKHLKMYFGQEGTWYPIGPEIRKTLDKYHKAELDEINLAEEDWVNIIHVDEWWRGRYTREEGSPIRIGRHSRDQYVKWPESREKMMLIYPTEGPYEIHVLGGAKSPKKVLGELPSNWNVKEFGEESPQSFLKRLDVFVYYTHSDWVEAFGRVIFEAMAAGVPVVIEPKYKDLFGEAAIYAEPEEVLKAIEKLMSQPERYEAQVEKAKQYVDEHFGYAKHITRITG, encoded by the coding sequence ATGAGGAAAATTGAGAAGCTTCGTCACCGGCTAACCACCCTTGGTTTTCAAGAAAAAGCGTTAGAGGAGTTATCGGACCTATTTGACCAGGGCGAAAACATTTTTTTAAAAAAGATGGCAGGCTACGAGCTAATGACTTGGTATGCCAATCAGCATAATAACGTCTGTGCAGAGCTTGTGATAGAAATAGGTACAGTTTTACTTGATTTAGAGAAAGATAAAGATCGATTGAGAAAACTAATAATTATGCTCTCTGAGAGTTATCAACTGCTTGGGAAGAAGCAGACTGGTAAGAAGATTATAACGAGATTACTTGAAAACGAGGTTCATCCAGATACTTTACTTGCAGCTGCTAATTTAGAAATAGAAGAGAATGCTAAGTTGTATTGGATCAATCAACTATATGATAAGCAGAAGTATCAGCAAATTGCTCTACAAAATAGTGAAGCTTTGCATAAGTATGATGTGTTATCCACTCATAATCCTGAAAAGCGTGCGAACCAAGCTGAGCAACAAAGCAAAGTCTCAATTATTGTGCCTGCTTATAACGCTGAAGATAAAATTAGTACAGCTATTTCATCGCTACTTAATCAAACATGGAGAAATATTGAAGTTCTTGTAGTCGATGATTGTAGTACCGATAATACAACAGACATTGTGAGAGGTCTTGCTGAAAAAGACTCAAGAGTGAAGCTTTTACAGACTAATGAGAATAGTGGTGCTTACGTAGCCCGCAATACGGCATTAAAGATAGCGAGTGGAGAATATGTGACAATTAATGATGCAGATGACTGGTCGCATCCTGATAAAATTGAATTACAAGCTCGTCATTTAGATAGACATTCTCATTTTATTGGTAATTTCAGCAATCAAGCGAGGGTATCGAATGACCTTAATTTTTACCGGAGGGGGAAATTTGGTGTCTATATATTTACGAATTTCTCCTCCTTTATGTTCCGAAGAGAAAAAGTAGTTGAAACGTTAGGCTATTGGGATTCTGTTAGATTTGCTGGTGATTCAGAGTACGTGAAACGGATTAAAAGGGTATTTGGAGAAAGATCATTAGCAGAGCTTGCAGGCCCCCCTATGTCGTTCCAACGGCAGACAGCAGATTCTTTAACCGGAAATTCTGCTTTTGGTTTTCCAGGTTATTTTATGGGAGCGAGACAGGAATACGCAGAATCTCATGATCACTACCATGAGAGTGGAGGGAGTTTAAAATACCCATTCCCACAAGAGGTAAGGCCATTTCCTATTCCAGCGCCAATGAAGCCGAAGCGAGTGGTGAATAAAGGTGAACGTCGGCACTTTGATGTGATTATTGCGTCAGAGTTTCGTTTGTTGGGCGGTACTAATATGTCGAATATAGAAGAGATCAAAGCCCAAAAGCAACACGGTTTGAAAACGGGGCTCGTGCAATTATCCCGATATGATTTAAATTCGGTGGAGCGAATTAATCCACAAGTACGAGAAACGATTGATGGTGATAGAGTGGAAATGATCGTTTACGGAGAAAAGGTCAGTTGTGACGTTCTGATAGTCCGTCATCCACCAGCGCTACAAGAATGGCAGAAGTATGTTCCGGATGTGAGGACAGGTCGTGTGGAAGTGATCGTGAATCAACCGCCGCAGAGGGATTATGGTGAAAAAGGGGAACGACTCTACTCGTTTAAAGAGTGTGTGAAGCACTTAAAGATGTATTTTGGACAAGAGGGCACGTGGTATCCAATTGGCCCCGAGATTAGGAAGACATTGGATAAGTATCACAAGGCAGAACTGGATGAGATTAATTTAGCTGAAGAAGACTGGGTAAACATCATTCATGTAGATGAGTGGTGGCGAGGGCGTTACACACGAGAGGAAGGCAGCCCGATCCGTATAGGGCGTCATTCGAGAGACCAGTATGTGAAATGGCCTGAAAGCCGAGAAAAAATGATGTTAATCTACCCAACAGAGGGGCCGTATGAAATTCACGTATTAGGAGGAGCGAAAAGCCCTAAAAAAGTGCTGGGGGAGTTGCCGAGTAATTGGAACGTGAAGGAATTTGGTGAAGAAAGTCCCCAGTCGTTTTTAAAGAGGTTAGATGTGTTTGTCTACTATACACACTCAGATTGGGTGGAAGCGTTTGGCCGCGTAATATTTGAAGCAATGGCGGCAGGGGTGCCTGTAGTGATTGAGCCGAAGTATAAAGACTTATTTGGAGAAGCGGCGATATACGCTGAGCCTGAAGAGGTGCTAAAGGCAATAGAGAAATTAATGAGTCAGCCAGAGCGGTATGAAGCCCAAGTAGAGAAAGCAAAACAATACGTGGACGAGCACTTCGGATATGCTAAACATATCACCAGAATTACGGGGTGA